The Thermacetogenium phaeum DSM 12270 genome segment GCAAAATGGGCTTCAGGCCGGGAGAAAGGGTTCGAGTAAAGGTGGAATTCCTGCGCATGCTGGCCCGGATGAAGCTGGACCCGGCGCGGATGGAGTTGCTGGCCGCCTTTTTCGAGACCTACCTGAAGCTGGACCGCGAAGAAGAAGAACAACTTTACCGGGAATTGGGTAAAATGGACAAAAAGGAGGTTGATGCCATTATGCAAATAACCACCAGCTGGCATGAAAAGGGCCGTGCGGAAGGCCGTGCGGAAGGCCTTGCGGAAGGACGTGCGGAAGGTCGTGCGGAAGGCCTAGTGGAAGGTAAAATTAAAGCCAAGCAGGAGGTCATATGCAGGTACCTGGCTTGCAGGTTTGGAGCGGATTCTGCGGCCATACAGGAAAAGGTGCCGCAACTGACCGACATGGATGCGCTGGACCGGGTGCTGGACCGGCTGTTTGCCGCCGGCTCCCTGGAAGAAGCCCGGAGCATCATCTGGGAGGAGCTGAGCAGGTTCATTCAGTAAGTGTATCTTTCGATTATTCCGACCCGACCTTCTCAGCACTATGCCATTAAACCCCTCGCAGTTTGTTTTATCCCGTCGCTTTAATGGCCTGGGCTGCTGATCTGTTTCATAGAGCAGGAGCTTGTTTTCAGTTAAATCGAGAGTCTTCAGTTTTGGTGACCTCGGGGCCGTTTCGCTTCAGCCGTAATCCGATGTATCTCGGGATGTTGATCTGGCTCCTCGGCATGCCTGTCTTGCTGGGAACACTGAGTACGTCCCTTTTTCCCGTCCTCTTCTTCCTGGTGGCCAACTTCTTTATTATTATTCCGCTCGAAGAGAGGAGCATGGAGCAACAGTTTGGGGAGCGTTATCTTGATTACGAGCAGCTGTTCGGCGGTGGCTCTGAAATCGAGAAAAGACCTCGGCCTGCAGCGATGGTTTGGGTGGTAGGAGTTTGTGGTAAACTATTGGCGAGGGCAGGGAAATTTTTGCTGGGCGGGTGGTTCCTGGTGGACGCAGCGAAACTTGCGGAAGAAAGGGAGAGGCATGTAGCTCTGCTGCGCTCGGAGGTGGCGCGGCTGACTGGGGAGCTGCAGAGGCTGGGTGCACAAAAGATTGTGCTCTTCGGCTCGATGGCGCGCGGCCGCCTGGACCTGTTCACGGACGTTGATCTGCTGGTAGTGATGGACAGCGAGCTGCCGTTTGTGGAAAGGAGCGGCTGGGTCTACCGGGAGCTGAGGCCGCGTGTTGACGCTGACATTTTCGTCTATACCGAGGAAGAGTTTGAGACCTTGAAAGATGGCGTTTTTCTGAGGAGAGCTCTGGCGGAGGGGGTAGTGCTGTATGAGAAGAAGCCCTCTTGAAGAAGGTCTGAGGTGGTTAGAAAGCTAAATATGACCGGCGGTTTGAGGAGAAGCGTTTTTCCTGGTCGTCACTTGACGGCTATTACATTCCCACACGCTGTTTGCCGGCTTCGATCACTTTTAGAATTCGGTCCACATCGTAAACGCAGCCTCTCCACGTTCCACCGCTGATGGATTGTAAGGCAGCCCATAAACGGGTATCGTCTGGGAAATCGGGATCTGGTCTCATATTCGGATTGGGTTCACGGGCAGCTAATACCTTTGCTCCTTCTTCTGGCGTTTTCCTTTTGGCCCTTCTTTATATGGGTCCTCTCCCCAGGTTTATCGCCATAAAATACGCCTAATAAACCGCCCTAGGCACCGGGTTAACGCCGGCAGCTGCTTTCCGCTCCCTGCTTCGGGAAAGCATCCCTCGGAACTTTCCTCACTTGATATACTCGTGGGGGAGGGCGGTGATCTGCGTCTGTAGGAAACAGCGCTTGACGATCGTGCCCCGGCAGGGTTATACGTCAACCTTGGGGAGGTCGCCTACATTACCCAGCGGAAGGCCGGGGCGGGAGGCAGGCGTAAACTTCTGTCTGCGCTGGATGTCCTTCCGGTTGCGATTGTAGACGCCGACCGGGGCCTTGCCCTCGCGGCGGCGGAGATCAAGACAAAACACGCCGTTTCTTACGCCGACTGCTTCGCGCTCGCCCTGGCCCGGCGCAGCGGGGGAACTGTGGTAACGGGTGACCCCGAGTTTAAAAAGGCGGAGGGGGTCGCACCGGTTCGCTGGCTCCCCGCCGGGTAAGTAGAGTGAGGCAGCCAAATGAGGTCAAGGTGCAGGATTCATAATGCCTTGAGGATTTTTCTGAGCACGCCGGGGAGGACCACGAGGAGTGGCTATGTTGCTTACGAAAGGTTATAATGGACTTGGGGTGATTAATATGGCAGTAGCGCGCGAGTACGTAAAAGCTCTTATTGACCGGCTGACCGATGAACAGGTAGAGGCTTTGCAGGTGATTGTGGAGTCCATGGCTTGGCCGACCGAGAAGGTCATGCCGGAAGAAGCTGCGGAGATTGAGGAGGAAGCGTTCGCCGATATCGATGCAGGCAGGGGCGTGAAGGCAGAAGATGTCTGGAAAGAACTTGGAATTTGAAGTGATCTTTTCGCCCAAGGCCATTAAGTAGCTTGAAGCATCTCGAAAAAGACGTGCAGTTACGAATTAAGAGCGCAATTGAAAACAGCTTGCGATCCTTCCCACCTCAGGGCGACATCATCAAACTGGAAGGTTACGAGGGAAGGTACAGGCTGCGAGTAGGCGACTGGCGGGTAACTTTCCGATACCAGTTCAAAACGAGGGAAGTCCACATCGCCGAAATCAAACACCGCAGGGAAGCCTACCGAAAGTAAACTAAAAAAAGTGATTCAACAGAGCGGCTTGTACAAACAAAAAGATAGCCGCTTTAATTTTTCAGGGGCACCAGCCCGCAGAACCATTCTCATAAAAACGGGATGAGGTAGGCCGAAGGCCGGAGTTCAAACCTGGTGCAGCCCCTCAGAGCCACCCAGCAGAAAATGCACCTGGGAGAGTTCAGCGGAACAGCCGGTCACCTAAGGCAGCGGACCGAAACCACCCCTGGTCAGAAGCAAATTTTCAAGGCGTTTAGCCGTCAAAGAACCACCACTTCTTTTCTCCATAAGCCCCACAGGCTAGAGGGACGCCTAGTAACACACCTTTAGAAACGCACATCCTGAAACCCTTGCTCCATACGGCTTCCGGCCTTCTGTTTGTCTGTGGACTGTCGAACTCCGCTTTCTCCGAAGGCCGATTTCCCTGAACCCAGCCGATTTCGTGGCTGTATCCGGGATTGAATTGGGCCAGGTCTGCAGTGGCGTGACAGGAGTAGTCGCCAGGAAGGTGCACAAAAGGAAGAGTTTTAAAAATTTATGCGGTGAAGGCGCGGCCTTTGACGTTGACGTGTGGGATACAGAAGGGTATCATAGAGACAAAGATAAATAAAGAGGAAAAAAGGGTAAGCTAAAAAGCAGGAGGTAGCTTAAAGTGAAAAGGCTTTTGACACCGGAAGAGGCAGCGGAACTTCTCGCGGTAAGTCCCAAGAGTGTGAGAAAAT includes the following:
- a CDS encoding methyltransferase, producing the protein MAWAADLFHRAGACFQLNRESSVLVTSGPFRFSRNPMYLGMLIWLLGMPVLLGTLSTSLFPVLFFLVANFFIIIPLEERSMEQQFGERYLDYEQLFGGGSEIEKRPRPAAMVWVVGVCGKLLARAGKFLLGGWFLVDAAKLAEERERHVALLRSEVARLTGELQRLGAQKIVLFGSMARGRLDLFTDVDLLVVMDSELPFVERSGWVYRELRPRVDADIFVYTEEEFETLKDGVFLRRALAEGVVLYEKKPS
- a CDS encoding Rpn family recombination-promoting nuclease/putative transposase, producing MTENQIDHDRLFKELLESFFAEFMELFFPEAARSIDLTQLRFLQQEIFTDVTAGDRHEVDILVETRLKGQPGLILVHIEPQSYVQKNFNERMFVYFSRLYEKHRRKILPVAVFGYDRVRDEPDSFEIVFPFLDVLNFRFYKLELKKLDWREYIHSDNPVAAALLSKMGFRPGERVRVKVEFLRMLARMKLDPARMELLAAFFETYLKLDREEEEQLYRELGKMDKKEVDAIMQITTSWHEKGRAEGRAEGLAEGRAEGRAEGLVEGKIKAKQEVICRYLACRFGADSAAIQEKVPQLTDMDALDRVLDRLFAAGSLEEARSIIWEELSRFIQ